In Ancalomicrobiaceae bacterium S20, the following proteins share a genomic window:
- a CDS encoding carbohydrate ABC transporter permease gives MVPNALRKPLSATAVHAVLIAYTALALFPIVLVIVNSFKARRAIFGSPLALPDAKSFSLIGYDKVLADGAVPLYFLNSVTVTVVTIGLVLLLGAMAGWALTEYRFRGSTALKLYLSIGIMLPIRLGSVAILQIMVASGLINTRTALVLVYTAQGLPLSIFILSEFIAQIPRDLREAARCDGLGEIRIFFHIVLPLIRPALATVAVFTMIPIWNDLWFPLLLAPSDGTQTITLGIQQFIGQYVTDWNAVLAALSVAILPVLTLYILFSRQLIRGLTAGAVK, from the coding sequence ATGGTGCCGAACGCGCTCCGCAAGCCGCTCTCCGCAACCGCCGTCCACGCGGTGCTGATCGCCTACACGGCGCTGGCGCTGTTTCCGATCGTGCTGGTCATCGTGAACTCGTTCAAGGCGCGGCGCGCGATCTTCGGATCGCCGCTCGCGCTGCCGGACGCCAAGAGCTTCTCGCTGATCGGCTACGACAAGGTGCTCGCCGACGGTGCGGTGCCGCTCTACTTCCTGAACAGCGTCACGGTCACCGTCGTCACGATCGGCCTCGTGCTGCTGCTCGGCGCCATGGCCGGCTGGGCCCTGACCGAATACCGGTTCCGAGGCTCGACGGCGCTCAAGCTCTACCTCTCGATCGGCATCATGCTGCCGATCCGGCTCGGCAGCGTCGCGATCCTGCAGATCATGGTCGCGTCGGGGCTGATCAACACGCGCACCGCGCTCGTGCTGGTCTACACGGCGCAGGGGCTGCCGCTGTCGATCTTCATCCTGTCGGAGTTCATCGCCCAGATCCCGCGCGACCTGCGCGAGGCGGCGCGCTGCGACGGGCTCGGCGAGATCCGGATCTTCTTCCACATCGTGCTGCCGCTGATCCGGCCGGCGCTCGCCACCGTCGCCGTGTTCACGATGATTCCGATCTGGAACGACCTGTGGTTCCCGCTGCTGCTCGCGCCGAGCGACGGCACGCAGACGATCACGCTCGGCATCCAGCAGTTCATCGGGCAATACGTCACCGACTGGAATGCGGTTCTCGCCGCGCTGTCGGTGGCGATCCTGCCCGTGCTCACGCTCTACATCCTCTTCTCCCGCCAGCTCATCCGCGGCCTCACAGCCGGCGCGGTGAAGTGA
- the ugpC gene encoding sn-glycerol-3-phosphate ABC transporter ATP-binding protein UgpC, which produces MAGLDIAKLNKSYGSAEILKDIDLSIADGEFVVLVGPSGCGKSTLLRMIAGLETISSGALTIGGRRVNDLPPAKRGIAMVFQSYALYPHMDVYGNMAFGLKFAGTPKAEIEARVAEAARILQLKPLLKRRPRDLSGGQRQRVAIGRAIVRHPEVFLFDEPLSNLDAALRVATRIEIAKLHKLLKATIVYVTHDQVEAMTLADKIVVMNKGRIEQVGKPLDLYYKPANLFVAGFIGSPAMNILPGTVAGIDAGGVMIDIGRGAGAGASLRLAAAPGVAVGDAVSVGIRPEHLKLGSAPQTESAIRLDGTLDLIERLGETGYAYVRLASGATAVAEIKGDIGVEAGAQVVLTASASDAHLFDAQGRALRA; this is translated from the coding sequence ATGGCCGGCCTCGACATCGCCAAGCTCAACAAGTCCTACGGATCGGCCGAGATCCTGAAGGACATCGACCTATCGATCGCCGACGGCGAGTTCGTCGTGCTGGTCGGCCCCTCGGGGTGCGGGAAGTCGACGCTGCTCAGGATGATCGCCGGGCTGGAGACGATCTCGTCCGGCGCGCTGACCATCGGCGGACGGCGGGTCAACGACCTGCCGCCGGCCAAGCGCGGCATCGCCATGGTGTTCCAATCCTACGCGCTCTATCCGCATATGGACGTCTACGGCAACATGGCCTTCGGCCTGAAGTTCGCCGGCACGCCCAAGGCCGAGATCGAGGCCCGTGTCGCCGAGGCCGCGCGCATCCTGCAGCTCAAGCCGCTCCTGAAGCGCCGGCCGCGCGACCTCTCCGGCGGCCAGCGCCAGCGCGTCGCGATCGGCAGGGCGATCGTGCGCCATCCGGAGGTGTTCCTGTTCGACGAGCCGCTGTCGAACCTCGACGCCGCACTCCGGGTCGCGACCCGCATCGAGATCGCCAAGCTGCACAAGCTCCTCAAGGCGACCATCGTCTACGTCACCCACGACCAGGTCGAGGCGATGACGCTCGCCGACAAGATCGTGGTCATGAACAAGGGCCGCATCGAGCAGGTCGGCAAGCCGCTCGATCTCTATTATAAGCCGGCAAACTTGTTCGTCGCCGGGTTCATCGGTTCCCCCGCCATGAACATCCTGCCCGGGACCGTCGCAGGGATCGATGCGGGCGGGGTGATGATCGATATCGGCAGAGGAGCGGGTGCGGGCGCGTCGCTGCGGCTCGCGGCGGCGCCGGGTGTGGCCGTGGGCGACGCCGTTTCGGTCGGAATCCGGCCGGAGCACCTGAAGCTCGGTTCAGCCCCTCAAACCGAAAGCGCGATCCGGCTCGACGGCACGCTCGATCTGATCGAACGTCTCGGCGAGACCGGCTATGCCTATGTGCGGCTCGCGAGCGGCGCGACGGCTGTCGCCGAGATCAAGGGCGATATCGGCGTCGAGGCCGGCGCGCAGGTGGTGCTCACCGCCTCGGCGAGCGATGCGCACCTGTTCGATGCGCAGGGCCGGGCGCTCCGGGCCTGA
- a CDS encoding NAD(P)H-dependent oxidoreductase, producing the protein MRVLVLYCHPVETSFNAAVHATVVSALKRAGHEVDDCDLYAEGFSPVLTREERIGYHDVPENRAPVAAYVERVLRADALVICSPVWNFGFPAMLKGFFDRVFLPGVSFEMVDGKVAPKLANIKKLTAVMTYGGSRLRALLVGDPPRKVVTRVLRAVIAPLAPVRHTALYDLNRATDADRKAFLAKVEAEMLRF; encoded by the coding sequence ATGCGGGTGCTGGTGCTCTACTGCCATCCGGTCGAAACGAGCTTCAATGCCGCGGTGCACGCCACTGTGGTCTCGGCGCTGAAGCGTGCCGGCCACGAGGTCGACGATTGCGATCTCTATGCGGAAGGCTTCTCGCCCGTGCTGACCCGCGAGGAGCGCATCGGCTATCACGACGTGCCCGAGAACCGGGCGCCGGTCGCGGCTTACGTCGAGCGGGTGCTCCGTGCCGACGCGCTGGTGATCTGCTCGCCGGTCTGGAACTTCGGCTTCCCGGCCATGCTGAAGGGCTTCTTCGACCGCGTGTTCCTGCCGGGCGTTTCGTTCGAGATGGTCGACGGCAAGGTCGCGCCGAAGCTCGCCAACATCAAGAAGCTGACCGCGGTCATGACCTATGGCGGCAGCCGCCTGCGTGCGCTTCTGGTCGGCGATCCGCCGCGCAAGGTGGTCACCCGCGTGCTGCGCGCCGTCATCGCGCCGCTGGCGCCCGTCCGTCACACCGCGCTCTACGACCTGAACCGCGCGACCGACGCCGATCGCAAAGCTTTCCTGGCCAAGGTCGAGGCCGAGATGCTGCGGTTCTGA
- a CDS encoding FAD-binding oxidoreductase: protein MPDVEGLKRSLAGIRIEDNPAIVKQKSRDFFWYSPVLKRQLEHVTGDLVVSPTSEDEVVRVLAEAYAHEVPVTVRGAGTGNYGQAMPLSGGLILSLAELRGVGAIGNGTVTADAGAIMSEIDQVTIADSRQELRLHPSTYRSATIGGFIAGGSGGVGSIRWGGLRDLGNIVSARVVTLESTPRVLDLTGDDLAKVAHAYGTNGVITRVEVPLAPAYDWVDVLLGFDRFMDAARFANALGAEDGILLKELGVIAAPVPHDYFLRHQRYVRRDQSMVVIMVARQALSALMTLVGRDSRASVLFRSDRAGEDERRGLPPAYELAWNHTTLRGLRVDPSITYLQTLYPYPHQLERLEKVTAILGDEVPGHLEFVRFDGNVTCFGLPIVRYTTEERLEEIIRIHEDNGCPVFNPHRYTLEEGGMKQSDPVQLAFKREADPKGLLNPGKMIAWEEPDYDFGADKVYLFRGLQALEA from the coding sequence ATGCCCGACGTCGAAGGTCTGAAGCGGTCGCTCGCCGGGATCAGGATCGAAGACAATCCCGCCATCGTGAAGCAGAAGAGCCGGGATTTCTTCTGGTATTCGCCGGTTCTGAAGCGGCAGCTCGAACATGTCACCGGCGATCTGGTCGTCAGCCCGACCTCCGAGGACGAGGTGGTCCGGGTGCTCGCCGAAGCCTATGCCCACGAGGTGCCGGTGACGGTGCGCGGCGCCGGCACCGGCAATTACGGCCAGGCAATGCCGCTCTCCGGCGGTCTGATCCTGAGCCTCGCCGAACTGCGCGGCGTCGGCGCGATCGGCAACGGCACCGTGACGGCCGATGCCGGCGCGATCATGTCGGAGATCGATCAGGTCACCATCGCCGACAGCCGGCAGGAACTCAGGCTGCATCCCTCGACCTATCGCAGCGCCACGATCGGCGGCTTCATCGCCGGCGGCTCGGGTGGCGTCGGCTCGATCCGCTGGGGCGGCCTGCGCGACCTCGGAAACATCGTCTCCGCGCGGGTCGTCACGCTGGAGAGTACCCCGCGCGTGCTCGATCTGACCGGCGACGACCTCGCCAAGGTCGCTCATGCCTACGGCACCAACGGCGTCATCACCCGCGTCGAGGTGCCGCTCGCGCCGGCCTACGACTGGGTCGACGTCCTACTCGGCTTCGACCGGTTCATGGACGCCGCGCGTTTCGCCAACGCGCTCGGCGCCGAGGACGGCATCCTGCTCAAGGAGCTCGGCGTGATCGCCGCGCCGGTGCCGCACGACTATTTCCTGCGCCATCAGCGCTACGTCCGCCGCGACCAGTCGATGGTCGTGATCATGGTCGCCCGGCAGGCGCTGTCGGCGCTGATGACGCTCGTCGGGCGCGACAGCCGGGCGAGCGTGCTGTTCCGATCCGATCGTGCCGGCGAGGACGAGCGGCGCGGCCTGCCGCCGGCCTACGAACTGGCCTGGAACCACACCACGTTGCGCGGGCTTCGCGTCGATCCGAGCATCACCTATCTGCAGACGCTCTATCCCTATCCGCATCAGCTCGAACGGCTGGAGAAGGTCACCGCCATCCTCGGCGACGAAGTGCCGGGTCACCTCGAATTCGTGCGTTTCGACGGGAACGTAACCTGCTTCGGCCTGCCGATCGTGCGCTACACCACCGAAGAGCGGCTGGAGGAGATCATCAGGATCCACGAGGACAACGGCTGTCCGGTGTTCAATCCACACCGCTATACGCTCGAGGAGGGCGGCATGAAGCAGTCGGACCCGGTCCAGCTCGCCTTCAAGCGCGAGGCCGATCCGAAGGGGTTGCTCAACCCCGGCAAGATGATCGCCTGGGAGGAGCCGGACTACGATTTCGGCGCCGACAAGGTCTATCTATTCCGTGGCCTTCAGGCTTTGGAGGCGTGA
- a CDS encoding cytosine deaminase — protein sequence MAHPEVPAQIPPSIPAQLAAAGGAYWLRGVTVAAALVEAGGIAGPLAPDPNGLVRLDILVEAGVIRRITPAGAAVEDGLPTVDLDGGMVWPCFVDLHTHIDKGHIWPRRPNPDGTFMGALLAVRADREANWSATDIRRRMDFALRSAFAHGTKALRTHIDALPPQHRITFPVFEDLREAWAGRIELQASSLIPIDMAADAIAFEDVAGEVRRTGSVLGAVTYMVPELEAGLDRMFGHAIEHGLDLDFHVDETADPTARSLHAIAEAAIRHGFEGRIVVGHCCSLARQPEEEADRTLDLVAEAGIGVVSLPMCNMYLQDRLAGRTPRWRGVTLLHEMRARGIPVSVASDNTRDPFYAYGDLDMVEVFREAVRIAHLDHPFGDWPEAVTATPAAMMHLHACGRIRVGGPADLVLFRARTYSEFLSRPQADRVVLRAGAAIDRTLPDYRELDDLM from the coding sequence ATGGCGCATCCCGAGGTACCGGCGCAGATCCCGCCCTCGATCCCGGCGCAGCTCGCGGCGGCCGGCGGTGCCTATTGGCTCCGTGGGGTCACGGTCGCGGCGGCCCTGGTCGAAGCCGGCGGCATCGCGGGGCCACTGGCGCCCGATCCGAACGGGCTCGTCCGGCTCGACATCCTGGTCGAAGCCGGCGTGATCCGGCGCATCACGCCGGCGGGCGCGGCCGTGGAGGACGGCTTGCCGACGGTCGACCTCGACGGCGGCATGGTCTGGCCCTGCTTCGTCGACCTGCACACGCATATCGACAAGGGCCATATCTGGCCGCGCAGGCCGAACCCGGACGGCACCTTCATGGGCGCGCTGCTGGCGGTCCGCGCCGATCGCGAGGCGAACTGGTCGGCGACGGACATCCGCCGCCGCATGGACTTCGCCCTGCGCTCGGCCTTCGCCCACGGCACCAAGGCGTTGCGCACCCATATCGACGCGCTGCCGCCGCAGCACCGGATCACCTTCCCGGTGTTCGAGGATCTGCGCGAGGCCTGGGCCGGGCGCATCGAGCTGCAGGCCTCCTCGCTGATCCCGATCGACATGGCGGCCGACGCGATCGCCTTCGAGGACGTAGCCGGCGAGGTCCGCCGCACCGGTTCGGTGCTCGGCGCCGTCACCTACATGGTGCCCGAACTCGAAGCCGGCCTCGATCGCATGTTCGGCCACGCGATCGAGCATGGGCTCGATCTCGATTTCCATGTCGACGAGACCGCCGATCCGACCGCGCGTTCGCTCCACGCCATCGCCGAGGCCGCGATCCGGCACGGCTTCGAAGGTCGGATCGTGGTCGGCCACTGCTGTTCGCTGGCGCGGCAGCCGGAGGAAGAGGCCGACCGGACGCTCGATCTGGTGGCCGAGGCCGGGATCGGCGTCGTCTCGCTGCCGATGTGCAACATGTACCTGCAGGATCGCCTCGCCGGCCGCACCCCGCGCTGGCGCGGCGTGACGCTGCTGCACGAGATGCGCGCCCGCGGCATTCCGGTCTCGGTCGCCTCCGACAACACCCGCGACCCGTTCTACGCCTATGGCGACCTCGACATGGTCGAAGTGTTCCGCGAGGCGGTGCGCATCGCCCATCTGGATCACCCGTTCGGCGACTGGCCGGAGGCGGTGACGGCGACGCCGGCCGCGATGATGCATTTGCACGCGTGCGGCCGCATCCGCGTCGGCGGCCCCGCCGACCTCGTGCTGTTCCGCGCGCGCACCTATTCGGAATTCCTGTCGCGGCCGCAGGCCGACCGCGTCGTCCTGCGCGCCGGTGCCGCGATCGACCGGACCCTGCCCGACTACCGGGAACTCGACGACCTCATGTGA